One window of Rissa tridactyla isolate bRisTri1 chromosome 26, bRisTri1.patW.cur.20221130, whole genome shotgun sequence genomic DNA carries:
- the LOC128901567 gene encoding olfactory receptor 14J1-like translates to MSNGSSITQFLLLPFADTRELQLLHFWLFLGIYLAALLANGLIITTVACDHRLHTPMYFFLLNLSVLDLGSLSTTVPKSMANSLWDTGAISYTGCASQVFFFFFCAVAEFYLLTVMSYDRYVAICKPLHYGTLLGSRACVHMAAAAWGSGFLTALLHTANTFSLPLCQGNAVGQFFCEVPQMLKLSCSDAYLREFGLIVVSALFSFGCFVFIVLSYVQIFRVVLRIPSEQGRHKAFSMCLPHLAVVSLFLSAAMFASLKPSSISSPSLELVVAVLYSVVPPAVNPLIYSMRNQELKDALRKLMTR, encoded by the coding sequence atgtccaatggcagctccatcacccagttcctcctcctgccattcgcagacacacgggagctgcagctcttgcacttctggctcttcctgggcatctacctggctgccctcctggccaacggcctcatcatcaccaccgtAGCCTgcgaccaccgcctccacacccccatgtacttcttcctcctcaacctctctgttcttgacctgggctccctgtccaccactgttcccaaatccatggccaattccctttGGGACACTGGAgccatctcctacacaggatgtgcttcacaggtattttttttctttttctgtgctgtagcagagttttatcttctcactgtcatgtcctatgaccgctacgttgccatctgcaaacccctgcactacgggaccctcctgggcagcagagcttgtgtccacatggcagcagctgcctggggcagtgggtttctcactgctctcctgcacacagccaatacgttttcactgcccctctgccagggcaatgctgtgggccagttcttctgtgaagtcCCCCAAAtgctcaagctctcctgctcagatgccTACCTCAGGGAATTTGGGCTTATTGTGGTTAGTGCCTTGTTctcttttggttgttttgttttcattgtgctgtcctatgtgcagatcttcagggttgtgctgaggatcccctctgagcagggacggcacaaagccttttccatgtgcctccctcacctggccgtggtctccctctttcTCAGCGCTGCCATGTTTGCCTCCCTGAAGccttcctccatctcctccccatctctggaactggtggtggcagtgctgtactcggtggtgcctccagcagtgaaccccctcatctacagcatgaggaaccaggagctcaaggatgcatTGCGGAAATtgatgaccagatga